Proteins encoded by one window of Thermobaculum terrenum ATCC BAA-798:
- a CDS encoding response regulator has translation MVVIVDDEPEMRELLVEMLDREDIEALAVDPSNSMEAIRRLQPEVVLLDITMPSISGYDILENIRSDPLLCDTFVIMVTGLAGIEEVAAGLERGADDYITKPFSMEELVVRVRRGFR, from the coding sequence ATGGTAGTAATCGTAGATGATGAACCAGAAATGCGTGAACTTCTAGTAGAGATGTTGGACCGCGAGGATATAGAAGCCTTGGCCGTGGATCCTTCTAACTCTATGGAAGCAATAAGACGTCTCCAACCGGAAGTTGTTTTGCTCGATATAACTATGCCTTCTATAAGCGGCTACGATATCCTTGAAAACATTAGATCTGATCCTTTATTGTGTGATACTTTTGTCATTATGGTCACAGGTTTAGCTGGTATAGAAGAAGTTGCTGCAGGCTTAGAAAGAGGTGCAGATGATTACATAACAAAGCCTTTTTCCATGGAGGAGCTAGTTGTCCGAGTTCGACGAGGCTTCAGATAG
- a CDS encoding sensor histidine kinase, whose translation MCIDSDNYNNEYNQIIHEYFIDVVEINTGTKVYETILQICNTLGFKGFTIMERNKEGISIRVPAELRGQIQDRDLDKLARDIFYHSRQKAPTIKSAHVIDNTSNMLVTLGKDKYVVLLSEKANSLPISPNSLEAILQKLLDLDREHCLRSRLLEIVLALNEASDPKQLLVKLYEKLVEFGEHLALAINIPSQETIVYYPENEDIPKIIADAKDAQVLGNILKSFPISKKNASQDSIGTIYVLVDSVSASSPIYMELLEVVELLLPHLYVWVNKYLQVHRIELETEKKNLIFNASSDAILVFSDNRLIQVNPAGKKLLGIDQLGEHLQDLDKICDVGIDEILNLDSPSIIRIETSIGIRELEVRKLEPENPNDNQKIITMRDVTEQRELDRAKSNFISMVSHELRTPLNSVLGFANVILSGATGPLSDRQREFLEYIQASSRHLVQLVSDILDLSRMDAGTFTLHKSKVLPEIIAKQVVSQLSGLAAEQNIELAFLSDKKIPKIEADGRRVEQVLINLVGNAIKFTPPGGKVIVRVRNQGDHVLFSVSDTGPGISEEDMDRIFERFYQPIMNPQAATKGTGLGLAIAKSLVEQHGGKIWVDSTPGQGATFYFTLPIKP comes from the coding sequence ATGTGCATAGATAGTGACAACTACAACAATGAATACAACCAGATAATTCATGAATATTTCATAGACGTTGTGGAAATCAATACTGGTACGAAAGTATATGAGACGATTTTACAGATATGTAATACCCTCGGATTCAAGGGGTTTACTATCATGGAGAGGAACAAGGAAGGAATTTCAATAAGAGTTCCAGCTGAGCTTAGAGGTCAAATACAAGACCGAGACCTGGATAAACTTGCTAGGGATATCTTTTATCACTCCAGGCAAAAGGCACCCACCATCAAGAGCGCACACGTCATAGATAATACAAGTAACATGTTAGTTACTTTAGGCAAAGACAAATATGTAGTGCTTCTCAGTGAGAAAGCCAATTCTTTACCAATCTCACCTAACAGCCTAGAGGCTATACTACAAAAGCTCCTGGACTTGGACAGAGAACATTGCTTACGATCTCGTTTGCTCGAGATCGTATTAGCTCTGAACGAAGCCTCGGATCCAAAGCAACTATTGGTAAAACTATATGAGAAGCTTGTTGAATTCGGCGAACACTTAGCACTTGCAATCAATATTCCTTCTCAAGAGACAATAGTTTACTATCCTGAAAATGAAGATATACCCAAGATCATAGCGGATGCTAAAGATGCCCAAGTACTTGGGAACATCCTGAAGTCTTTTCCCATATCTAAGAAAAATGCCTCTCAAGACAGCATTGGGACCATATACGTACTGGTCGATAGCGTGTCTGCATCTAGCCCGATATATATGGAGTTGTTAGAAGTTGTTGAACTACTACTGCCGCACCTCTATGTATGGGTTAACAAATACCTTCAAGTTCATAGGATAGAGCTAGAAACGGAGAAGAAAAACCTCATATTCAACGCTAGCTCAGATGCCATCCTCGTCTTCTCAGATAACAGGCTAATCCAGGTAAACCCTGCCGGTAAAAAGCTGCTGGGAATAGATCAGTTGGGCGAACATCTGCAGGATCTCGATAAGATATGTGACGTCGGAATAGACGAGATTCTAAATCTAGATTCTCCTAGCATCATTAGAATTGAGACTTCTATAGGCATTAGAGAGTTGGAGGTTAGAAAACTCGAGCCAGAGAATCCCAATGACAACCAAAAAATTATTACTATGAGAGATGTCACTGAGCAGAGAGAACTTGATAGAGCTAAGAGTAACTTTATATCTATGGTTTCTCATGAGCTCAGAACCCCTCTTAACTCCGTACTAGGATTTGCTAACGTCATACTCAGTGGCGCTACCGGCCCTCTATCGGATAGACAAAGAGAGTTCCTTGAGTACATACAGGCAAGCTCAAGACATCTAGTGCAACTGGTTAGCGACATCTTGGATCTATCTAGGATGGATGCCGGGACCTTTACATTACACAAGAGTAAAGTATTACCTGAGATCATAGCCAAACAGGTTGTCTCTCAGCTCTCAGGATTAGCAGCGGAACAAAACATAGAATTAGCTTTCCTATCCGACAAGAAGATTCCCAAAATCGAGGCAGATGGGAGAAGAGTAGAACAAGTACTGATTAACCTCGTAGGTAATGCGATAAAGTTTACCCCTCCTGGGGGAAAGGTGATCGTTAGGGTAAGAAACCAGGGGGATCACGTGCTTTTCAGCGTTAGCGATACTGGTCCAGGTATCTCTGAAGAGGACATGGATCGCATCTTTGAGCGCTTTTACCAGCCGATCATGAATCCCCAAGCAGCAACAAAAGGAACAGGGCTTGGTCTAGCGATAGCAAAATCTTTGGTTGAACAGCACGGAGGTAAAATCTGGGTAGATAGTACTCCTGGCCAAGGGGCAACTTTCTACTTCACTCTTCCCATAAAACCTTAG